Part of the Nicotiana sylvestris chromosome 2, ASM39365v2, whole genome shotgun sequence genome, caaatctaaccaaaatcaattaTATAACATAAATGTAACTACAAGGAACTAATCTAGccaatgaaatcaaagctaaagcaAGATATTGGAAAATCGCCCTAAAAAGcctccccgagcccacgtcttggaatcaggtaaaagtcacaaaatacgaacattcattcactcatgagtctaatCATACAAGAATTACTCGAATCCGACCTTAAATCGCCTTCCAAAACTCGAAATTTAGTCTATAAAGTTTCTACCATTTCCCCCCAAATTTCCAActtaaatacttaattaaatgatgaaattaaccATAGATTAGTGGAATACAACAAAAaacgagttaggaatcattacccaatagCTTCCTCTAAAAATCCTTCAATTTATCGCCTAAACCCGAGCTCTCAAAGTCAAATGATGAAAATGACATAAACCCTTGAAATCCTCTCTTTTCTACCCAGCAAACTCGCTTCTGCGAGCCTTCAACTGCACATGCGGGAAAATTATCGCAGGTGCAAAAATCACTTAAGGGGAACTAGGTCCGCATCTGCGAACAAGGGCTGCATCTACGAGCCCGCACCTGCGATCCTCTTCCGCTTCTGCATGTTAGCTTCTGCAGGTCTATCGCCGCACCTGTGACCCCAGCTGTACAGGGCCAAAACTGCTTTTGCGGCACCATGGCCGCTTTTGCGGCACTGCACCTGCAGCCCAAAgtgcgcaggtgcgattacaccaggtGCAGCAGCTTCAACAACTGCATAAGTCCCAAACTCAATCTGTTAAGCATTCGAAACACACCAGAGGAATccggggcctcaaccaaacataccaaccaatcttAAAATACCATACGGATTTAGTCGAGCCctaaaattacatcaaacaatgctaaaaacacaagtcaccctccaatccaaacttaataaacttgaaactttaaatttccacaattgatgccgaaacctatcaaatcacgtccgaatgacctcaaattttgtacacatgtcATAATCAACATTATGGACCTATTCTAGCTTCCGAAATTGGATTCCGATCTTGATATAAAAAATTCCACTacaggtccaaatctccaaaaaatttgactttcatcatttcaagccaaaatgagctacaaacctccaaaacacaatccggatacGCTCCTAAACCtagaatcacccaacggagctaacaaaatcgaCAGAACTCTATTTCGGAGTCATATTCACACAGTTCAGACTACGGTCTAAATCTTAAGACTCAAGCCtccgtttagggactaagtgtcccaaaacattcCAAAAACCAAAATAAAACCTCCCGGTAAGTCACAATAGTAGAAATTGATACGGAggaagaagttaataggggatcagaacTATAGCTCTCAAAACGATCAGTCGAATCGTTACATGCACTCTCTACAAGTATTTGCCACACATTTGCCACTCTTGTTTGAAATTCTGGATGGCATGACAACACATTGCAACACTTGAAAGGCTTTTGTGAGTTCTTCTCATTCTTAATATGCTATATCTTTATAGGGCAATGATCACTAATACCCTCTGGTCGAAAGGTAGCTACAAAGTCTGGCATGATGTTTAACCAATATGTGTTTACAAACACCCAATCTATTTTTAAGTATACTCTACATCCCTCTGCTCATCACTCCAGGTATATCTGCTTCCCTTTGAGGGGAGTTCTATCAATCCACAGTTACCCACACATTGCTGAAAATCTTTCACCTGAGGTTATGCCATTAGACTTCCTCCTATCATATCATCcatatttaaaatagaattaaAGTCCCCCATGAGCAGTCAGGGCAGGTTATACCTCTGATTGATATTCTCCAAGTGACTTCATAGTTCCTTTCTTCCGTATCTGTTGTTATAAGCATACACCATAGTTAGCACAAAAGATATCTTTAAAATGTAGTGTAATACTTGACAAGGCACACCTTAGGAATTATTGCCCAGTTGTATAACTTGAAAGTAATCTGACCTCTACACTACCATTATTCTACCATTGTAGTGATGATCCAAATTAGTGATACAATTTCAACCCCTAAACATTTTGTTAAGCACCTCATTAATTTTGTTAGCTTTAACCTTATTTTCAACCAAACCAAAAAAACTTACATTCTCCTATTTGCAAAGGATTGTGACTTCCTTTTGCTTATTAGGGCCATTAAGGACCCTAATATTCCAATACATGATACTATCCATTACTTGAGAGAGGTATTTTTTAGCCTCTTTCATTGTTATCTACCATGTTTCCCAATTGATAATTTGGTCCAGTTTTGTTGAGAACCTGAAAAGAGTTTTGTATTTGTGGCTGTTGCACTTGTCTATAGGTTTGCTTACTTATGTTTAGTGATGTAATCTAGCTTGCTACACTCGGCTGGTTCCTCCTACCACGATTCATCTCTGCAACTCCTCTATCTTGTGTCATTTCTTTAGTTCCTACTCCCTCTTTCATATTGTGCGCCTTCTCAACAATAGGACTGGCTGGTTTTGCACCCTCTATTGTCTTCTCCTTACCCTTCTCACCCTTTTTAGCTGCTTTAGCTGCCTGATTTTCTATTTGCTTTTCTGGAGATTTTGGTCTTGGTTGCTTCTTCCTGCAAGCTTCCTCATTATGGCCATATTTGTTGCAGCATTTACATAAGATAGGCTTCCAGTCATACTGAATCTTCTGCTCTATCAGATTACCCCTTTCATTTCTAAACATAATCTTCTCTAGCAGTAGTGTATCAATGTCCACGTCAATGATAAGCCTAGCAAAGTTTAGCCCTATCTTCTTTTCTGTTTGTTGGTCAATCATCGAAGGCTTACCAATTAGACTTCCAATTTTACTAAGTCCTTTAGGATTCCAATATGAATATGGTAGTTTCACACATATAGGAACAAAATACAACCCTTCCATATTGAATTCCATACTAGGATTCCAAGTTTTCATTATGAAGGTCTTGTTATCAAAGTGATATATTCTCCCTTGCACCACCTCAGTTTTCCCCATTTCAGTATCAAATCGAACTAGTACTATCCCATTTTTCAATATAGAGATCTTGTTAATTCCATGTTTTGCCCACATTCTTTGTATAAAGCCATTGAGTGGGTGTGCCCAAGTACATAGAACACCACAGTTTCTTCAAGTACAATAATTCAGTGAATCTACTTCTGCCTCAGCTTCATCAGCCCACGATAGCTTCCCCTTCCCCGTTGACTCATGATCCCTCACTCCTTCTAGCATGTGTGTGTTCTGTTGTTACATGCAATGGAACATTACCCTCTCCATTTTTCCTTGCAGTACCAGAAGTATCTTTCCGATTTATTGATTTTGGACTCGATACTCGTCTTACTTCTTTAGCTTCACCAATTGATTCCACCAGAGCCTTAAATTGCTCGGGCTCTTGTGAAACCAACTCACTTGCAACTTCAACTTCCAATTGTTCAAAATTCTCTAAATTGCGCATACTTCTACTCGTACTAGTTTGGTTTCCAGTTGGTTTCACATGTGTGTTGCCTCGTGCAGTAGTGGCTTGCGCCATTAGGGCTTTCTGAGAGGAGATTTAAGCTTTCTTTCCCATGGATGACATATGTTTGCTAATCTACGCCGATAGAGAATCATATTGTGCGCCTACCATTGATTTTGGCTAACTTGATCATAGACTCCTAAATTAATTTTTATAGTTTTGCAACCTTAAACTTAGGGTGCGTGGTTGATATGAAAGAAAaaaatttccagaaaatattcTTCAAATttctcatgtttggttggcttagatgtgaaggaaaatattttccctatcaAGGCACGGTAAAAtattttcaaatctctttttcaacCTTCCCACTATATTCCCCATCACTACCAGCCTACCCCCACACACCCCAGCCCCAAAACCACCCCTACCCCCACCCCACTATCCCTACCCCTAACCCCACCACGCCCTCACCCACACTAACCCTTGCCTACCCTAACCCCACCCTCATCACACatcctaaataaaaatattattaagagtactttcttttcatgttataaatagagtaatttttattcatttttaacaaAACAAGTAATTTCTCTTCATGGTGTAAAAAAAGTACTTTCTTTCATTCAATAGAAAgcgtactttcttttcatgacgTATAacaagtattttctttcatttcaacaaaatgagtactttcttttcttgttatagaaatagtactttcttttttaataaaaaaaaagtattttcttttagttaTGGATCTCCAATTTGAACATTGTTCTTGTATGAAAAAATAAAGCAGCATACTAGTTCCTTTTGGATTGTGTGAAATTTTtaaagaataattaaattcttaaaGAAAATAGAGTCAAAAGTTGGTATTCTCATGGGAAGGGGTGGAGGAAGGGAGCACAAAAGATATGGAGATTTGGGGGAAGAGGGCGAGGAGAGTAGCATAAAACGTTATTTTCCTACAAAACATGttctactctctaaccaaacactagaaaatattttgCATAATTTTTTTCGCTCACCAATCAAACAAGGGAAAAATGAGTGATAAAACCATTCATtctccaagaaaatattttctatgaaaaatatttttcttcataccaaacacacccttaagtGATTGGTTTTTAGGTTAgtgtttaattattatttttgtgcatttgctctttatttactttattattttgcgaaagattgattttcaaactcgtaaaaataaataagttatttctattcttcttcttttctattaTTTATAGAAGTGTAGGAAAGAAGATAAACTTCTCAACCATGGGCCACAAATTTGAACATCAATATATTTTCTAGAATTTCACTTGCGTAAGTTCGAATCTAGAGTTTCAGTTTTATATAAGTACCATACCACACATAAAATTATCCTATTAtaattttctttatatgtttATGGATTGAAATGATCTAAATTATCCTTATTTTCTTAGGTACCTTTGGAATTTACTTGTGAGTTTCAGTTTCTACTAGTGAAACTTGGGAAGGaggaagagaaggagaaaaagaaGCGCTTTTTAGAGAAGAAGCTGTTGTGTGCCGCTAATATATGGAGAAGTATTATTATTCAAATATTATTTACTTATTGAAGAATAAATTTATTTCAATTAATTTAGAAGTAGTGACCGATTATTCCATCAACATCCATAAAAGTGGCTATTTGTCAAAATCATCCTCAAATATTGGGAAAAATGTAAAACTGGCCAATCGGCTGAAACTAATTGCATTCATAGCTAAAAATATAACTATCTtttgtatataatatacatatatatataaaaaatattttttgttgctATAAAggctaaaaatatatatttctaaAAATATTGTGGGGGGAGGGGGGTGGGGAACTGCAGCCGTACACTATatttgtgtcacattttaaccTGTACCTTATTGTTAAAAATTATTGATTTGGTAGCCAGTTGACAAAAAATCCGTAATAATATAACAATTACATCCCTGATAAATCGCGTGATCTCCAACTTCATTCATGAAATGCATACTGAAGTTGTTTTACATTGAAGCATTAACATTAGCATGCTACTTCAGAGATGACCTCATTCGCATTAGCATACTGTAAAACAACCTCCGATAAACGTAGCAGCATGCTCATGTTTGGAGATGACGTTGTTTTACAGTATCAGGGGTTATTCATTAGCATGCGAGATGGTATAAAATTTTAGCCAACTACAGTAATAGCTGAAGCTATTTTACATTGAAGTTAAAACTTCATGCTaatgcatgctgaagttatttatcCGACAGTCTACAGTTTTGTCATGAGTTTTATTCGAAACTTCCGTCtaaacatgctgaagttatttagttcatttgctaaaacttcagtttaaacatgctgaagttatttaatttatttgcgaaaacttcagactaaacatgcttaagtttttgtcttgcagtatgtaattttctaatgagtttttgttaatgcatgctgaagttatttagttcatttgctaaaatttCACACTAAAAATGcttaagttatttagttcatttgctaaaacttcagttaacatatgctgaagttatttagttcatttgcgaAAACTTtagactaaacatgcttaagtttttgtcttgtagtatataattttctaatgagtttttgctaatgcatgctgaagttatttaattcATTTGCTAAAATTTCAGAGTAAACATGcttaagttatttagttcatttgctaaaacttcatgccaaaacatgctgaagttttgtcCTGCAGTCTACAGTTTTGTCAATAGTCCTGAAGGGCAAAATCATCTTTTTAAAatgcttttaacaaaaaaaatggGTACGGATACAAACGAAAAAATAAAATGGATATAAGTTAAAAGGGGGAAATCAAATAGgtgcccgtgcaatttttacaataTTGTGTCTGCTGAATGGGTCAATTCTTAGGCATGAAGTAAGTTCAGCATATATCGGCCCACCAACCATTTTACCTGACGCATGCCCAGACGTAAGCCCATAAGGCCCAATCAATTCATTCACCTGATAACAACTCCTACATAAAGAACGTAAACCCTAGGGTTTTCTCATAACCGTGTTCCTCAAGCCGCAGACCAATCGCAGAGAGAATTAGCCATGGGGAGAAGTAAGCTTTTTCCTCCCAAATCTCTCTATTTTTTACGTCAATTCTCATATTCTTATTCATTTAGCTATTATTGTTTCAATTTGCCCAAAAACTTGTTGGATCTATATGTTTTTGTTCATAGCTTTTGTGTTGTTTTTAGGATATATTATTGAAATGATATATTAGATGTGTTTTTagcattcatttttttttgtcttttgtgCATTTGTCTCTGGTAAATGTAGAGAACATATAGTGCTAGAGAACCCTAATTTTTCGGCAAGACAAATTATTATTTCTGAAATGATATATTAGAGGTGATTTGAGATGGTAACCGGTTGAGGCTTTCATTTGATTTTCCATTATTCTGCTTTTTGTTCATCTGTTCATAGTAAATGTAGAGAACTTATAGCGTTTGAGAACCCTAATTTATCCATAAGATGAGTTATTATTGGGGGTTTCTCACTGAATCAGATATAGCGGAATGGATAATGGGACTCATATAGGGCTAGAGATAGTTGGGATCCAGTTGTAGTTGTATTCTTTGTCTGATGAACCCAGCATTTCCATcgcaaattatatatatttatgtaaaaattataaaaattttaaCAGAACATTAAATTTCAAGCTCTAGTTCCAAAAGCACAATAAGTTTATTGGTAAGATTTTAAAGGTTACACACATCAGTTTTGAATCTTAGATCTGCTTCTGGGTAGAAAGAATACGTAGCTGGTGTAACTGAGTTGGCATTTTACATTTATTAAGCTTAAAGCTTATAGGACTTTTATGCCCGTGCTACAGTTAGTGTTTTTGAGAGAAAATACTCCATATGGGTCCTAGAAATGATAAAATTGTTAAAGAAATATTATTCCTTATTTTGCGGGAATTTCTTGATTAATCCATGCAAACAATAAAGTTGGTGATAAAAAACGTATCTAAGAAGCATTAAGTTTTGTGCATGAAGCAGAACCTCTTAAGTATGACAAGTGCTCACCACTATTTTTGGTAATCTTAATGAGTGAAAGAACATTCCTTAATTTTGCTGACAAGGTATTCTATACTATTTGTCTTTCCTTTTGGTGATAAGGAGACTTTAAACTAACATGGAGTTATGAGTGCATTGTCAATGTAGACTCCTTATTTGGTATTAACTATTGTTTTATACAACAATTTGTTGACCCTATCCCGGTTACTTGTAGTTGTGTGAGTCATTGACTGCATATGTAACTGGTTTGAATTTTTTATCAGGACCTGCAAGATGTTATCGCCAGATTAAGAACAAGCCTTACCCAAAATCACGGTTTTGCCGTGGTGTGCCAGATCCAAAGATCAGAATCTATGATGTGGGTATGAAGAAAAAGGGAGTTGATGAATTTCCTTTCTGTGTGCACTTGGTCAGTTGGGAGAAGGAGAATGTTTCAAGTGAGGCACTTGAAGCTGCTCGTATTGCGTGCAACAAGTACATGACCAAGTCTGCTGGAAAGGATGCTTTCCACCTCAGGGTTAGGGTCCATCCCTTCCATGTTTTGCGAATTAACAAGATGTTGTCATGTGCTGGGGCTGATAGGCTCCAAACTGGTATGAGGGGAGCTTTTGGTAAGCCACAGGGAGTCTGTGCTCGTGTTGCTATTGGCCAGGTTCTTCTCTCTGTTCGCTGCAAGGATGGTAATGCTAACCATGCTCAAGAGGCATTGCGTCGTGCTAAGTTTAAGTTCCCTGGCCGACAAAAGATCATCGTCAGCAGGAAGTGGTAAGACTTTTATCTAAAGCATCACCTTAATTTTTGTCACTGCACTGGTTTTTAGCACTTTATATCTTCCCGTTCTAAAAATGATTGATTTATGAAGGATAGGCATGTCATGGTGCTATTCTTTTATTATGACACTTATACAGTTTTTAGGGATCAACATATACTAACCTCATATCACACAGAAGCTCATACTAGAGAGATCACAAAGTTTGGTCTCTCTTTTTTTAATGTCGTTAATGGGAGATAAACTCCTAGGGGTCTGCTTCCATCCAAAACATGTTAAGTTCCTTGAAACCTAGCTTGCTCTACTTCTTTTAATGTAAATATACTATGCATTTTCACTTGCGGCCTCACTAGAACCGGATCTGTTGTATAGGCTCGTACTGCAGCATCTTTGAGTGCTAAGGTGTCAAAAGGTGTTGCAtactatttctctttcttttaaAAACTACATGATTAATCATTGTTAGGTTTCCAAAGTGCTCCACTGGATAGAAGTTGTGCTTGCATCACAGTTCTTTTTCTTTGATTGCAGGGGGTTCACTAAGTTCAGCCGTACTGATTATCTGAAATACAAGTCAGAGAATCGTATTATTCCAGATGGTGTCAATGCCAAGGTACGTTTTGTTCGTAGTCCATTATTTACACAGTACAAGAATGGATCTTGTTACCCGTGGTGGTATGTGAACTTATTGCTTTTCTTATGCTTTTGCAGCTTCTTGGTTGCCATGGTCGACTTGCTGCACGTCAACCTGGAAGAGCTTTTTTGGAAGCAGTAGGGAATTGAAGTTGCAGAATTTACAAACTGAACCTGTAGTTTTCTATTTCTGTTGAATGAAATTTTGTGTCCTGATCATCGATCTACTTTTGAACAATTACTTGAGTTGTTGCTTTGAACATTTTAGTTTACTGATAAAGATTGGCTTGCTTTTATTTGGTTGAGTTTTGTTTTACATATATTCTTTCCTCCGCTGTTGACTTTGTTTCTTGTGGGAGCTATCTCATAATTCCTCCTACATTATTTTTGATGGATTGTTAAAGCAGCGTAAATCGCTTCTTAGTTCTGGGTCTCATTCCTTGGAAAAATTATCATTCTGGCCACCTAGGTGCACAAACACCAAAAAAAAAGTACTATCAACTTTGAGAAAAGATTTGAATGTAACAACAAATCCATTGTAGGGATCTGGAGGGTAGAAAAGAAATACAGCAGTGAATAAATCAGTGAAACACAAAAGTGAGAAAAGGCATGAATGTCCAGAGATTTTCAGGTAGGAAAAATATTTAAGGGAATGACAATAATCATAAGTTTCTTGGAAAGCATCAGGTCTGGTGTGTGCGTATGAGGGGGAGGGGGGGGACACTTTAATGAGTCTTTGCAAGCGGAATTTAGGGTGTGTTTCGTACGAAGTAAATGGAAAATTagtggttttatcacttattttttcttgtttggttggttagtggaaaatattttctagtgtagaaaattcttttttggaaaatatttttttattctaCTCTTCTCACCCCCCTCCCCCCTTTCCCAAGTCTCAAAAAATTCACACAAACCCAAAGAACTAATGTGTTGCTTTACTTTTTTATACAAAAATAACGTTGAAATTTGTCtccataactaaaaagaaaatactctttttttgGTTTAAAAATAAAGTACTCTTTCTATAACATGAAAAAAAATACTCATTTGTTggaataaaaaaaaatctacctataacataaaaagaaagtactattaataatatttttatttagggtgAGGGTGGAGGTGGGTAGATGGGGCATGGGTTGGAATCGGAAATAAGGTGGGAAAGGTTGTAAAtgaattttggaaaatatttccccTCTACCCACCCCCACCCTTACAATCTTAACAGGCTGCTAATGGTGGACAAGCATTGGGAGAAATTTTATCAATCATCTATTGGAGATGATCTGACACGAGACCATATGGCCAGATTACTCACATAATAACACAATGAAAATGCTCTTACAATAGTAACATCAGTTGCGTCCGATAATTTTATtttgtctcatacaactgacactagttgtatgaggcaaCTTTTTTatctcacagttttgtggacccaaATTTCTGTGGACCTAGAAGTGTAAGATTGAgatccacaaatttgtgagacaaaaaggagtctcatacaactagtgtcagttgtacgagacacaaaataaaacttctcgcgcACTTGTAAGTATGAATCACTTAACCTTGACAAGCTAGTAAATTTTGTGCAAAAGAGCTACagttgtatttctttcataaGCCTTACGATGAGCTCTAGGAACTCTGAATAGTTTTTGAACAACGAGTTACATTTACGTACCGTTAATGCCAATGTCAAGAGTTTTCAGGGCAGTTGTCTAATTAGTTTTTGGTAAATGCAATTTACCACCAAAGGTTTGAACATGTCTTTGCATATTGTTTCAGTAAACTTGATATGCTTACCCCAACAAAGGTTTAAGTTTTGACATGCCTACAAAATGATGCTTCTTTACATGATTTACTTTCTTCTAGTACTGCGTCTCGTGGCTGAAGCCGCCACAGAAATCTCTTCTTTAGCTACCGTTGGAACTTCTGATTGCTTGctacttttcttccttttctttgtcACACTCTTTGATGCTTCTTCAGCTTCATTCTCTCCTTTTTCTGCACCAGATTTATCCTCTCTACTTGAACAATAGGATGTTCGAACTATGTACACCTGTAAATCTCAAAAACGAGAGTTAGTAATGCATTGAATTTGAACTATATCAAAGGCTGGGCTAGGCTTCCGCTATGCACGAGATCCGGGGAAGGGTTGGACCACAAGGTTCTATTGTACGTAGCATtgccctgcatttctgcaagggGGGTGTTCCCACGGCTTGAATgtgtgacctcctggtcacatggcaacaactttaccagttacaccAAGGCTCCCCTTCGAATTTGAACTATATCATATGACTATATTAAAAGTTAGCTTATTTCATGGACAAAAGGATTGCATACTAAAATCCAACCTTGAATTTTGTTGCCTCAACCAATTCAAATACTAGAGCATCCCCATCATCCAGCTTATGATCTAGCGCAAATGCTCTCCATCCTCCACTTAGTCCAGTTCTTTTGCCAATAAAGAGAGCTTCATACTCTGAACCTTCCTCATCCACTAACAGAACATTTACGGTGGATTTGGGAAGATGGTCTTCACAAAATCTAGTAGGAAGTCCCTGATATCATAGCATGCTTAGTGAAAACATAGATATATGTTGATGAAAGCTCAATGTCATCTCATTTCATAAGCAATCTATTTATCATAAATAAGAATTTTACGGAAAGGATAGACCATACGAATCTAGCAagattttactaaaaaaaatttcCTATTGTTATTTGGGAATTACCTTATTGGGATGCTCTCCAAAACTATAGCCGGCACATGTATATGCTTTGCATGTCAAATGAATGTACATATAATATGCATATTGTTTAAATAAATAGATACGTAATATACATATTATATCCATAATCCATGTATATGTTTTTTGTATATTTGGGCTAGTGTCTGTAATTAGTTCGGGCCGATAGGCCAAAAATGAAAATAGCCCTTGTTGTTTCCTCCATGTATCCTTGGTTTTTGTAGCTAGAGTCTGTGGCAACTTACCAGCCAGAAACAACTGTAGACGTGAGATCGGACCATAGACTTGATAAAAGATGGATTTGCAGACTGTAGATTGCTCTGGAGCTTTTCTGCAATTTTGATAGCTTGCGCTCTCGCTTGACATGAAGCCATTTTTACTTCTTCCAATGGTCTTGCTAGATAACTGCCAACACAAAAGCAATTATTCCAGAACTGGGACGTAAAACAATGGTGTCAAGACTCAGAATTAACCATCTCACCTTGCCCATGAGGAACTCAATCTTGATCTGTTCCGAAAAGATGGAAGTTCCATATCAACCTGAGGTGATGATTGATTAGCAACAAATGAGAAAAATAAACAACTGATAACCAGAGGAAGAAAATTAGCAAACAAATCTTTGAGACGAAAATTTTTCACTAGCAACATAAGCAGTCCATTTCCTAGACTCTTAGCCCAAAATAGATCCCATGTTAGAAACAGCGGACAAACCATAAGATTATCCCAGAACTTTGTAACAAGATCACGTATCAAGTAAAGAATTGCTTCCATATACTTGATTAAATATTTCATGTAATCTCAATAATAATAATCACAATCTTGATGCTCTTTCCAGATTCAATATTGTGCATATAATTACATAGAAACAGGATTTTTTGTAAGCGGTGTCACAATTAATCGGTAGACGGTGACTCATAGAAGTAGGGGAGATGACAAGAGAGATGGAAAGCCAAGTAGACTAGCAGCAAGCCAACACATTCAAAAATAGCAAATCGTAAAGGAGTTTACCGAGTATTCAAATAGATAATTCTTATTGTGTCTGGTCTACTGGCTTGTTCATTATATTTTGTAGCAAGGGTCGGCAGTTCGAACCCGTGCAAACAGAAGCATCTATTTTTATTAGAAGCAAAAAATGCTCAAAAAAGTGAACTCATGCAAGCATAATCGAACACCCGAGCTCCAGTAGGAGAGCTAGACGCTGATAAGCAGTGTCACTTTACTTATTTTATATCttatttgttttttatatatCCTCTATCATAAACGAATTTAGTTAAATTTTCCAACGAAGCGATGTCACGTGACACCGCTTGGGCCCACGTGAATCCGCCCCTGAGAAGAGGTGTACATCTAAACTAGTATTATGTCGAAAATGGCATGAGCATACAATTAGAGAAGTCTAGGTGGATTCTTATCAATTACTATCTTTATTCTGAAGGGTGCATCATTCACTATGTAGAATGTTCTGTGTACGGAAAGAAAAGCATGAAATCTTACATCATCGCGGTATGATGGAACAGGATTTCTAGCCCGTCCAGACCTTCTTGGCTCCAACATGTAAACATCGTTTGCTTTTTGTCTAACTCGGGTTACCTATGCatgataagaaaataatatcagcTAATGCATGCTTATATTAGAGCCACATTAAATCTTTATAGAAAGGAAAATATTCATAACATGTCACCTCGTATTTCTTGTCGGACTTCTTCTCAGACTTTGCAAGGTCAGAAAGGTTTTTAGATATACTCAAAATACCCAGATCCTTCAAAGAAGAAAGCAACATAATAAGAGAAAGAGAAGGCAATCAGTATTTCTTGTTGGCAAAAAAAGGTAGGTTTTATGAACACATACAACTTTTCTCATTGTTCATAAAAACTAATCCACATATACTACTTTCCACCAAAATTGTTTTCGAAAACTTAAACCAAATCAAATCCAAACACCACCTAATATTTCATAAAGTTGATATTAATATATCATCCACATGTAAGCCTTCGGTCACTTAATTTCTCTTTCAAAGAAGCACCCAAAAGTA contains:
- the LOC138886233 gene encoding uncharacterized protein; protein product: MWAKHGINKISILKNGIVLVRFDTEMGKTEVVQGRIYHFDNKTFIMKTWNPSMEFNMEGLYFVPICVKLPYSYWNPKGLSKIGSLIGKPSMIDQQTEKKIGLNFARLIIDVDIDTLLLEKIMFRNERGNLIEQKIQYDWKPILCKCCNKYGHNEEACRKKQPRPKSPEKQIENQAAKAAKKGEKGKEKTIEGAKPASPIVEKAHNMKEGVGTKEMTQDRGVAEMNRGRRNQPSVAS
- the LOC104240784 gene encoding large ribosomal subunit protein uL16-like, with amino-acid sequence MGRRPARCYRQIKNKPYPKSRFCRGVPDPKIRIYDVGMKKKGVDEFPFCVHLVSWEKENVSSEALEAARIACNKYMTKSAGKDAFHLRVRVHPFHVLRINKMLSCAGADRLQTGMRGAFGKPQGVCARVAIGQVLLSVRCKDGNANHAQEALRRAKFKFPGRQKIIVSRKWGFTKFSRTDYLKYKSENRIIPDGVNAKLLGCHGRLAARQPGRAFLEAVGN
- the LOC104240785 gene encoding putative B3 domain-containing protein At5g58280: MANENGTTSYEEVRRQRVLDNKKRFEDLGILSISKNLSDLAKSEKKSDKKYEVTRVRQKANDVYMLEPRRSGRARNPVPSYRDDVDMELPSFRNRSRLSSSWASYLARPLEEVKMASCQARAQAIKIAEKLQSNLQSANPSFIKSMVRSHVYSCFWLGLPTRFCEDHLPKSTVNVLLVDEEGSEYEALFIGKRTGLSGGWRAFALDHKLDDGDALVFELVEATKFKVYIVRTSYCSSREDKSGAEKGENEAEEASKSVTKKRKKSSKQSEVPTVAKEEISVAASATRRSTRRK